One Kazachstania africana CBS 2517 chromosome 5, complete genome DNA window includes the following coding sequences:
- the BUD16 gene encoding putative pyridoxal kinase BUD16 (similar to Saccharomyces cerevisiae BUD16 (YEL029C); ancestral locus Anc_1.471), with product MPRLIATQSHVVHGYVGNKAATFPLQCLGWDVDCCNTVQFSNHTGYGMDKVFGSITDHETMKKLLSGLFRNFPHDYDGLLSGYLPNKDCVEVVGSHYTNYKKSNPKSIWLMDPVMGDEGKMYVNDDVIPEYRKLALSGIVDIITPNQFELEILCGEKISSKEDLKSALKSLHQSIPVIIVTSCDAKIFDDEGFIYCVASMRDKDAIIYRIPQIQSYFTGVGDLFSALLLDRIHKLLISDKESDLKFEEQVNEVITVVQKVLHVTRSFASKATVAKMGVVEGMKEMELRIIESKDLYGFSTKVTNDSSSVCVEKYIYKKL from the coding sequence ATGCCTCGTTTGATAGCTACTCAATCACATGTGGTGCATGGTTATGTTGGTAACAAGGCAGCCACTTTTCCTTTACAGTGTCTAGGATGGGATGTGGATTGTTGCAATACAGTCCAATTTTCGAATCATACCGGCTATGGTATGGATAAAGTATTTGGCAGTATAACAGACCATGaaacaatgaaaaaacTACTGAGTGGCCTTTTTAGGAATTTTCCTCACGATTATGATGGACTTCTTTCTGGGTATCTGCCGAACAAGGATTGTGTTGAAGTAGTTGGTTCACATTATACTaattataaaaaatcaaaccCTAAATCAATTTGGCTCATGGATCCCGTTATGGGAGATGAAGGTAAGATGTACGTTAACGATGATGTTATTCCTGAATATAGAAAATTGGCATTATCTGGCATTGTCGATATAATAACACCAAATCAATTTGAACTAGAAATTTTATGTggtgaaaaaatttcttcaaaggaAGATCTGAAATCTGCTCTGAAATCCTTACATCAAAGTATTCCTGTAATTATTGTCACTTCATGTGACGctaaaatatttgatgatgagGGTTTCATTTATTGTGTTGCCTCGATGCGGGATAAAGATGCAATTATTTACCGCATACCTCAAATTCAATCTTATTTTACCGGCGTTGGTGACTTATTTTCAGCACTACTGTTAGATAGAATCCATAAATTGCTAATCAGCGACAAAGAAAGTGATTTAAAGTTCGAAGAACAGGTTAATGAAGTTATAACAGTTGTTCAAAAAGTGTTACATGTTACAAGAAGCTTTGCTTCAAAGGCAACAGTGGCTAAAATGGGAGTCGTGGAGGGGatgaaagaaatggaaCTAAGGATCATAGAGAGCAAAGATCTTTATGGTTTTTCCACAAAGGTTACCAATGATTCGTCATCTGTATgtgttgaaaaatatatttataaaaagTTATAG
- the VMA3 gene encoding H(+)-transporting V0 sector ATPase subunit c (similar to Saccharomyces cerevisiae CUP5 (YEL027W); ancestral locus Anc_1.469), translating to MSDLCPVYAPFFGAMGCAAAIIFTSFGAAYGTAKSGVGICATCVLRPDLLFKNIVPVIMAGIIAIYGLVVSVLIVYSLGQKQALYTGFIQLGAGLSVGLSGAAAGFAIGIVGDAGVRGTSQQPRLFVGMILILIFAEVLGLYGLIVALLLNSRATQDVIC from the coding sequence ATGAGTGATTTATGTCCAGTTTATGCACCTTTCTTTGGTGCAATGGGTTGCGCAGCCGCAATTATATTCACTTCCTTTGGTGCAGCTTACGGTACTGCAAAATCGGGTGTTGGGATTTGTGCTACATGTGTTTTAAGACCtgatcttcttttcaagaatatcGTTCCAGTTATTATGGCTGGTATTATTGCAATTTATGGACTGGTTGTGTCCGTCTTAATCGTTTATTCTTTAGGTCAAAAACAAGCTTTATACACAGGGTTTATTCAGCTAGGTGCTGGCCTTTCAGTCGGCTTGAGTGGTGCCGCTGCAGGGTTTGCTATCGGTATTGTCGGTGATGCAGGTGTCAGAGGTACCTCTCAGCAGCCAAGACTGTTTGTTGGTATGAtcttaattttaatttttgcaGAAGTTTTGGGTTTATATGGGTTGATTGTTGCCTTACTATTAAACTCTAGAGCTACTCAAGACGTTATTTGCTAA